From a single Okeanomitos corallinicola TIOX110 genomic region:
- a CDS encoding serine/threonine-protein kinase: MICCLNPDCKNPQNPDGKEVCQSCNTPLVPLLRNRFRVISLLSDEGGFGRTYLSEDTDKLNDLCVVKQLAPKFKGTWSQKKAMELFSEEAKRLQELGEHPQIPTLLAYFEQDNCLYLVQQFIDGNNLLQELQLRKHYRDWDIQSILLDLLPILKFIHNRGVIHRDIKPENIIRRKVDGRLTLIDFGSSKQLTARVQKKHGTSIGSHGYSAIEQIRDGKAYPSSDLFSLGATCFHLLTGVSPFQLWMEHGYSWVKNWQDYLHSPVSNELTTIISKLLETDIQNRYHSTDEVIRDLSKQYTHLLAPASNSFLPTSKHNNFYPKKYLFLRNLLLIITTMVFLGLGEFGYRNFHQLQTAISSRFSKNRMTENTQPVVYQEQQESKENVVLMKTITEINNSNSLASVIITPDGKSIASGVNKSIKFWDTATGKEIITLTGHEKNINKLVISADGKILISGSDDKTIKVWNLDTGKVIHTLISHTDSVYALAISKDAKTLVSASDDKTIKVWNLDTGKLIRTLTGHSDWVRALAISSDGVTIASGSFDKTIKIWNINQETPINSLTPNYQTVTSLAFSPDGKILASASRDRTIKLWDMVTNKEIRTLEINNNATSLVFSPHGNILVAANRDCSECHLIINSEIKMWDVNTGEKILTLTEHTKTVNSLAFSADGKTLVSGSDDQTIKIWNFPF, from the coding sequence ATGATATGCTGCCTAAATCCCGATTGCAAAAATCCACAAAACCCCGATGGAAAAGAGGTTTGTCAAAGTTGCAATACACCTTTAGTTCCCCTGCTCAGAAATCGTTTTCGTGTCATTAGTTTACTTTCAGATGAAGGGGGATTTGGTAGAACCTATTTATCAGAAGATACAGATAAATTAAATGACCTTTGTGTAGTTAAACAACTAGCACCAAAATTTAAAGGAACATGGTCACAAAAAAAAGCCATGGAGTTGTTTAGCGAAGAAGCAAAGAGACTTCAAGAACTGGGAGAACATCCACAAATACCTACTCTTTTAGCTTACTTTGAACAAGATAACTGTTTATATTTAGTTCAACAATTTATTGATGGCAATAACTTATTACAGGAATTACAGTTAAGAAAACACTATAGAGATTGGGATATTCAATCTATATTATTAGATTTGTTACCCATCCTCAAATTTATTCACAATCGCGGAGTTATTCATAGAGACATCAAACCAGAAAATATTATCCGTCGTAAAGTTGACGGTAGATTAACATTAATTGACTTTGGTTCTTCTAAACAATTAACAGCTAGAGTACAGAAAAAACATGGTACTTCAATAGGTTCGCATGGTTATTCTGCAATCGAACAAATCAGGGATGGTAAAGCATATCCATCTAGTGATTTATTTAGTTTAGGTGCAACTTGCTTTCATTTATTGACAGGAGTTTCTCCTTTTCAACTATGGATGGAACATGGTTATAGTTGGGTAAAAAATTGGCAGGACTATTTACATTCACCCGTTAGTAATGAACTAACAACGATTATCAGTAAATTATTAGAAACAGACATTCAAAATCGTTATCATTCAACCGATGAAGTAATTAGAGATTTAAGTAAACAATATACACATCTTTTAGCACCTGCTAGTAATTCATTTTTGCCAACCTCAAAACACAATAATTTTTATCCTAAAAAATATCTGTTTTTACGAAATTTGTTATTAATAATCACAACCATGGTATTTTTAGGTTTAGGAGAATTTGGTTATAGAAATTTTCATCAGTTACAAACTGCAATTTCTTCTAGATTTAGTAAAAATAGAATGACTGAAAATACTCAGCCTGTAGTTTACCAAGAACAACAAGAGTCAAAAGAAAATGTTGTTTTAATGAAAACAATTACAGAAATAAATAATAGTAACTCACTGGCTTCAGTTATTATTACTCCAGATGGAAAAAGTATTGCTAGTGGTGTCAATAAATCCATAAAATTTTGGGATACAGCTACAGGTAAAGAGATTATTACCCTCACAGGACATGAAAAAAATATTAATAAACTCGTTATTAGTGCCGATGGAAAAATCCTGATTAGTGGGAGTGATGACAAAACCATTAAAGTTTGGAATTTAGATACGGGTAAAGTTATTCATACTTTAATTAGTCATACTGATTCAGTTTATGCTTTAGCTATTAGTAAAGATGCTAAAACTTTAGTTAGTGCTAGTGATGATAAAACTATCAAAGTTTGGAATTTAGATACAGGTAAATTAATTCGTACTCTAACAGGTCATTCTGACTGGGTACGTGCTTTAGCTATTAGTTCTGATGGTGTAACTATTGCTAGTGGTAGTTTTGATAAAACTATTAAAATTTGGAATATTAATCAAGAGACCCCGATTAATTCTTTAACACCAAATTATCAAACAGTGACATCATTAGCATTTAGTCCCGATGGTAAGATTTTAGCTAGTGCTAGTCGAGATCGCACAATTAAACTATGGGATATGGTAACAAATAAAGAAATCCGTACCTTGGAAATAAATAATAATGCGACATCTTTAGTGTTTAGTCCTCATGGTAATATTCTAGTCGCTGCTAATCGAGATTGTTCAGAATGTCACCTAATTATTAATTCTGAAATCAAAATGTGGGATGTTAACACAGGTGAAAAAATATTAACCTTAACAGAACACACTAAAACAGTCAATTCTTTAGCTTTTAGTGCTGATGGTAAAACTTTAGTTAGTGGTAGTGATGATCAGACTATTAAGATTTGGAATTTTCCTTTCTAA
- a CDS encoding tetratricopeptide repeat protein, with translation MTLEFYARGLEKAKQKDYIAAIEEFNQAIQENPDFTDAYIERGLAYYYSGATLQGVFDYNEAIKLDGENAKAYYFRALAKLDLKNLSGCLEDVEKAIQFKLHHGAVYDLLGTVKRKQGNLPEAIANFKKATELYLAAKDKDNAQQCLEKIKQLQPKSPPQANPEIQKPVKVISTQDYFRQLLDKAENGDTIEALADLNWILTADSQDVYAYCCRGVVYCKVGNYRDAISDFNQAIKLNFQDAIVYRNRGKARSHLGDHQGALADINKALEMQPEDVLVYISRGNIYQSMGNYLAAIQDYSQAININPEHPLAYYNRGISHTCLEEMSNAVADYQKAASIYCEQEDWKNYQQVLNSLQKIQSSLPETTKATYNLLRQRLLRMVGGHWEIAERLIQQKKDFFPGMTEQWYLQKVIDDLERDRR, from the coding sequence ATGACTTTAGAATTTTACGCTCGTGGTTTAGAAAAGGCTAAACAAAAAGACTATATTGCTGCTATTGAGGAGTTTAATCAAGCTATACAGGAAAATCCTGATTTTACTGATGCTTATATAGAAAGAGGTTTAGCCTATTATTACTCTGGTGCAACTCTACAAGGGGTGTTTGATTATAATGAGGCTATTAAGTTAGATGGAGAAAATGCTAAGGCTTATTATTTTCGGGCTTTAGCTAAGTTAGATTTAAAAAACCTATCTGGTTGTTTAGAAGATGTAGAAAAGGCAATTCAGTTTAAACTTCATCATGGGGCTGTTTATGATTTACTGGGAACAGTGAAGCGCAAACAAGGAAATCTTCCAGAGGCGATTGCTAATTTTAAAAAAGCCACAGAATTATATTTAGCAGCAAAAGATAAAGACAATGCTCAACAGTGTTTAGAGAAAATTAAACAACTACAACCAAAATCACCACCTCAAGCAAATCCAGAAATACAAAAACCAGTTAAAGTTATCTCAACTCAAGATTATTTTAGACAATTATTAGATAAGGCTGAAAATGGCGATACAATCGAAGCATTAGCTGATTTAAATTGGATCTTAACTGCCGATTCTCAAGATGTATATGCTTATTGTTGTCGTGGGGTTGTATATTGCAAAGTTGGTAATTATCGAGATGCAATATCAGATTTTAATCAGGCAATAAAATTAAATTTTCAAGATGCTATTGTTTATCGAAATCGGGGTAAAGCTCGTTCTCATTTAGGAGATCACCAAGGAGCATTAGCTGATATTAATAAAGCCTTAGAAATGCAGCCAGAAGATGTTTTAGTCTATATTTCCAGGGGGAATATTTATCAATCAATGGGTAATTATTTAGCAGCTATTCAAGATTATTCCCAAGCTATAAATATCAATCCAGAGCATCCTTTAGCTTATTATAATCGTGGCATTTCTCATACCTGTTTGGAAGAAATGTCAAATGCTGTGGCCGATTATCAAAAAGCTGCTAGTATTTATTGCGAACAAGAAGACTGGAAGAATTATCAACAGGTATTAAATAGTCTGCAAAAAATCCAATCATCTCTACCAGAAACAACCAAAGCTACCTATAATTTATTGCGCCAGAGGTTATTAAGAATGGTAGGAGGACATTGGGAAATAGCAGAAAGATTAATTCAACAAAAAAAGGATTTTTTCCCAGGAATGACGGAACAATGGTATTTACAAAAGGTAATTGATGATTTAGAAAGAGATAGACGTTAA
- a CDS encoding DUF1517 domain-containing protein produces MSLFNKMMGKTRYVVCRLFLHLSGSEVAPILGVLNRAAREAVDAEGDIEVMGEGLVEICETLLRYDEYWLSASNEGDVFWNEGEAGDYFNEIFTDSASRYGAELDFDQQEPLSLPATRNVVVMLTVAYEGEVPELETDLSNIPALTEGLKALINLQQKNKIRAIQEHFSPAQYGDELTNDQLLQYFPELIPL; encoded by the coding sequence ATGAGCCTCTTTAATAAAATGATGGGTAAAACCCGCTATGTTGTTTGTCGTCTATTCCTACATTTGAGTGGTAGTGAAGTAGCACCAATTTTAGGAGTATTAAACCGTGCTGCCAGGGAAGCAGTAGACGCTGAAGGTGATATAGAAGTAATGGGAGAAGGATTAGTAGAAATTTGTGAAACCTTACTCCGATATGACGAATATTGGCTTTCAGCCAGTAATGAAGGGGATGTATTTTGGAACGAAGGAGAAGCAGGGGATTATTTTAATGAAATATTTACCGACTCTGCTTCCAGATACGGTGCTGAATTAGATTTTGATCAACAAGAACCTTTATCTCTACCCGCAACCCGCAACGTAGTGGTCATGTTGACAGTAGCTTATGAAGGGGAAGTGCCAGAACTAGAAACAGACCTTTCTAACATTCCCGCCTTAACAGAAGGCTTAAAAGCTTTAATTAATTTACAGCAGAAAAATAAAATCCGGGCTATCCAAGAACATTTCTCACCAGCCCAATATGGAGACGAATTAACCAACGATCAGTTATTACAGTATTTTCCAGAATTGATCCCATTGTAA
- a CDS encoding 2TM domain-containing protein, whose product MKSNESNNLRSYSQEEVQQILQLAIARQTVESDQEFSYQQIMEIASELQISPELVKQAESDWLTQQSEVQQRQAFDLYRRGKFKKRLGNYAIINSFLILADFVGGGTLSWSLYILIFCGLTIFLDIWNTFQSKGEDYENAFQKWNRKHQIKQTINTVLNKWFKGLQTH is encoded by the coding sequence ATGAAAAGCAATGAATCTAACAACCTGCGTTCCTATAGCCAAGAAGAAGTGCAGCAGATTTTACAATTAGCCATCGCTCGTCAAACAGTAGAAAGTGATCAAGAATTTTCGTATCAGCAAATTATGGAAATTGCTAGTGAGTTACAAATTTCACCAGAATTAGTAAAACAAGCAGAATCTGACTGGCTTACCCAACAAAGTGAAGTACAACAACGTCAAGCCTTTGATCTTTATCGCCGAGGAAAATTTAAAAAACGGCTAGGTAATTATGCGATTATTAACAGTTTTTTAATATTAGCAGATTTTGTAGGTGGTGGTACTTTATCCTGGTCACTATACATTTTAATATTTTGTGGGTTAACAATTTTCCTCGATATTTGGAACACCTTTCAAAGCAAAGGAGAGGATTATGAAAACGCCTTTCAAAAATGGAATCGTAAGCATCAAATCAAACAAACTATTAACACAGTTTTAAACAAATGGTTTAAAGGATTACAAACCCATTAA
- a CDS encoding prephenate/arogenate dehydrogenase, whose amino-acid sequence MKIGILGLGLIGGSLGFDLKSQGHYVLGVSRRKSTCQKAMELGSVDQAATELSFLSTAEVVFICTPIGLIVPQVEQLIIHLPKTTIITDVGSVKTPIVQAISPLWENFVGGHPMAGNTDVGIDAAQKNLFVNRPYVITPIENTSTNAITVLEDIVRSLGSMIYHCSPEKHDRAVSWISHLPVMVSASLVAACLSESDPEIFQLAQNFASSGFKDTSRVGAGNPELGVMMAQYNRQALINSLYQYRQNLNEFIDIIEQEKWELLTEKLKLNQQNRPSFL is encoded by the coding sequence ATGAAAATTGGTATTTTGGGACTAGGATTGATTGGCGGTTCATTGGGTTTTGATTTAAAGTCTCAAGGACACTATGTTTTGGGGGTTAGCCGCCGTAAGTCAACCTGTCAAAAAGCGATGGAACTCGGCAGTGTTGATCAGGCTGCAACTGAATTGAGTTTTCTATCCACTGCTGAAGTTGTGTTTATTTGTACCCCTATAGGACTTATTGTCCCTCAAGTTGAGCAGTTAATAATTCATTTGCCTAAGACTACTATTATCACTGATGTGGGTTCAGTTAAAACACCTATAGTACAGGCAATTTCTCCTTTGTGGGAGAATTTTGTTGGTGGTCATCCGATGGCGGGAAACACAGATGTGGGTATAGATGCTGCACAAAAAAATTTGTTTGTAAATCGTCCTTATGTAATTACACCGATAGAAAATACATCAACTAATGCCATTACTGTTTTAGAGGATATTGTGCGATCGCTAGGTTCTATGATCTACCATTGTTCACCGGAAAAACACGACCGGGCTGTAAGTTGGATTTCTCACCTACCAGTGATGGTGAGTGCTTCTTTAGTAGCAGCTTGTTTAAGTGAATCAGATCCAGAAATTTTCCAACTAGCACAGAACTTTGCCAGTTCAGGATTTAAAGATACCAGCAGGGTTGGGGCTGGAAATCCAGAATTAGGAGTAATGATGGCACAATATAACCGTCAAGCACTAATCAATTCACTGTATCAATATCGTCAAAATCTGAATGAGTTTATTGATATCATTGAACAAGAAAAGTGGGAACTATTAACAGAGAAACTCAAACTTAATCAACAAAATCGTCCTAGTTTTTTGTAA
- a CDS encoding PAM68 family protein: MSAEGSESSRLPFEPNKKRQKPVKAKAQPIVKAQASNQKSQQQPPFTKEEMAIPEVVSQRMIRRVAAFCGIPTALGITTLVVSYLLVSYADIQLPPIAVLLVNMGLFGIGVLGITYGVLSASWDEERPGSLLGLSEVSTNWGRMVEGWRETRKDNV, translated from the coding sequence ATGTCTGCTGAAGGATCAGAAAGTAGTCGTTTACCGTTTGAGCCAAATAAAAAGCGTCAAAAGCCTGTAAAAGCTAAAGCTCAACCGATAGTAAAAGCACAGGCATCAAATCAAAAGTCGCAACAGCAACCACCTTTCACTAAGGAAGAAATGGCAATTCCTGAAGTGGTAAGTCAGCGGATGATTCGTAGAGTCGCTGCGTTTTGTGGGATACCGACCGCTTTAGGTATTACTACTCTGGTGGTCAGCTATTTGCTGGTCAGTTATGCTGATATCCAATTACCTCCCATCGCTGTCTTATTGGTAAACATGGGACTATTTGGAATAGGAGTTTTAGGTATAACCTATGGTGTTCTTTCTGCCTCTTGGGATGAAGAAAGACCTGGTAGTTTACTAGGTCTTAGTGAAGTTAGTACCAATTGGGGAAGAATGGTCGAAGGTTGGCGCGAAACACGAAAAGATAACGTCTGA
- the aroF gene encoding 3-deoxy-7-phosphoheptulonate synthase yields MIVVMKVGSPQPEIDRVTKELTDWGLTPEKIIGQHKVVIGLVGETASLDPLQIQELSQWIEQVLRVEVPYKRASRQFRHGQASEVVVNTPDGDVVFSENHPLVVVAGPCSVENETMIVETAKRVKAAGAKFLRGGAYKPRTSPYAFQGHGESALELLATAREASGLGIITEVMDAGDLEKIAAVADVIQVGARNMQNFSLLKQVGAQSKPVLLKRGMAATIEDWLMAAEYILAAGNPNVILCERGIRTFDRQYTRNTLDLSVVPVLRKLTHLPIMIDPSHGVGWSEFVPAMAMAAIAAGTDSLMIEVHPNPAKALSDGPQSLTPDRFDQLMSELAVIGKAVGRWPQPAFVTV; encoded by the coding sequence ATGATTGTTGTCATGAAAGTCGGTTCTCCACAGCCAGAAATAGATCGTGTAACGAAAGAATTAACTGACTGGGGTTTAACACCAGAAAAAATTATTGGGCAACATAAAGTAGTCATCGGTTTAGTAGGTGAAACTGCGAGTTTAGATCCTCTGCAAATTCAGGAACTCAGTCAATGGATTGAGCAAGTATTAAGGGTGGAAGTACCTTATAAAAGAGCTAGTCGTCAATTCCGTCATGGTCAAGCTTCAGAAGTAGTTGTGAACACTCCTGATGGTGACGTTGTATTTAGTGAAAATCATCCCTTGGTAGTGGTAGCTGGACCCTGTTCCGTGGAAAATGAAACCATGATCGTGGAAACAGCCAAGCGGGTTAAGGCTGCCGGTGCTAAGTTCCTCCGTGGTGGTGCATACAAACCCCGAACTTCACCCTATGCGTTTCAAGGTCATGGCGAAAGTGCATTGGAATTGTTAGCAACAGCCAGGGAAGCCAGTGGACTGGGTATTATTACTGAGGTGATGGATGCAGGAGATTTAGAAAAAATTGCCGCAGTTGCTGATGTAATTCAGGTAGGGGCGCGAAATATGCAAAATTTCTCACTCCTTAAACAAGTAGGAGCGCAGTCAAAACCAGTGTTATTAAAACGGGGTATGGCTGCCACTATTGAAGATTGGTTAATGGCGGCTGAGTATATTTTGGCGGCGGGTAATCCCAATGTGATTTTATGTGAACGGGGGATTAGAACTTTTGACAGACAGTACACGCGCAATACTTTAGATTTGTCTGTTGTGCCGGTGTTGAGGAAATTAACTCACCTACCGATCATGATTGATCCTAGTCATGGCGTGGGTTGGTCAGAATTTGTCCCGGCAATGGCAATGGCAGCGATCGCCGCAGGTACAGATTCCTTAATGATAGAAGTTCATCCCAACCCTGCCAAAGCTTTATCCGATGGACCCCAATCGCTGACACCAGACAGATTTGATCAGTTAATGTCAGAATTAGCAGTCATCGGTAAAGCTGTAGGACGCTGGCCACAACCAGCTTTTGTAACCGTTTAA
- the rpsO gene encoding 30S ribosomal protein S15 → MALTQQRKQELISGYQVHETDTGSADVQVAMLTDRINKLSKHLQANKKDHSSRRGLLKMIGQRKRLLAYIQKNSRDKYQALIARLGIRG, encoded by the coding sequence ATGGCTCTCACGCAACAGCGCAAACAAGAACTCATCTCCGGCTACCAAGTACACGAAACCGATACTGGATCTGCTGATGTGCAAGTTGCAATGTTAACTGATCGTATTAACAAACTCAGTAAGCACTTGCAAGCAAACAAAAAAGATCACTCTTCCCGCAGAGGACTCTTAAAAATGATTGGACAACGTAAGCGCCTTCTAGCTTACATCCAAAAAAACAGCCGAGATAAGTATCAAGCTTTGATTGCTCGCCTCGGTATTCGTGGTTAG
- a CDS encoding pentapeptide repeat-containing protein, with product MTIEELLEKYATGVLDFSGANFAETNLSGIKLTGINFSDANFSVANMSGIHLIDSDLSYAKLNVARLSGATLAGSILNNCSFNVANLMRADMSRTQMRQASFIRAELIRTDFSRADMCEANLNSADLREATLQQANLRHANLSDANLRGANLREANLEIANLSGSNVTAADLSGANLRDAEMRQTNLCMANLSGADLSGANLRWADLRGANLIWADLSGAKLSGANLQGADLTNANLSNTSLVHANLTQAKLIKVEWMGAELTGATLTGAKLYATSRFGLKIEGIKCEWVDLSPTGDRTIIQNFSEDELKDFFNATPPTIRIVIDLPLEYEANFVIAGTYYQISQEYRGLIQPPSVESGSRKTAFTFRVDSDEALLATAFMAILPFKDANTTQKIIYNIVDMIRQEAINTKNAKLSSLAKRLMSLLDEAINKLKIIKQTKKNLEVAAKLDFAKAPTQIILTNSSAQSLTVYDNPNFGKRLVNRTTTDSDQDPANDTEYNIPSINMILEFIENFYVINP from the coding sequence ATGACTATAGAGGAATTACTCGAAAAATATGCAACCGGAGTCTTAGACTTCAGCGGGGCTAACTTTGCTGAAACCAATCTAAGTGGAATTAAATTAACAGGCATAAACTTTAGTGATGCCAATTTTAGCGTTGCTAACATGAGTGGTATTCATTTAATTGACTCTGATTTAAGTTATGCCAAACTAAATGTAGCTAGACTCAGTGGAGCAACTCTGGCAGGATCAATATTAAATAACTGTAGTTTTAACGTTGCCAACTTAATGCGTGCAGATATGAGTCGCACGCAAATGCGCCAAGCTTCCTTTATTCGAGCAGAATTAATTCGTACGGATTTTAGCCGTGCCGATATGTGTGAAGCTAACCTTAATAGTGCCGATTTAAGGGAAGCGACATTACAACAAGCTAACCTCCGTCATGCCAACTTGAGTGACGCAAATTTGAGGGGTGCTAATCTCCGGGAAGCTAACTTAGAAATAGCTAACTTGAGTGGTAGTAATGTGACTGCGGCTGATCTCAGTGGGGCAAATTTACGAGACGCAGAAATGAGGCAAACCAATCTTTGTATGGCTAACCTCAGTGGTGCAGATTTAAGTGGGGCAAATTTGCGTTGGGCAGATTTAAGAGGAGCAAATTTAATTTGGGCAGATTTAAGTGGGGCAAAACTCAGCGGAGCTAACTTACAAGGTGCTGACTTAACCAACGCCAATTTAAGCAACACCAGTTTAGTACACGCCAACTTAACCCAAGCCAAATTAATAAAAGTAGAATGGATGGGTGCTGAATTAACAGGAGCGACTTTAACAGGAGCAAAACTGTATGCTACCTCCAGATTTGGCTTAAAAATTGAAGGTATCAAATGTGAATGGGTAGATCTTTCCCCCACAGGCGATCGCACCATCATTCAAAATTTTAGTGAAGACGAATTAAAAGACTTTTTCAATGCTACTCCCCCCACTATTCGCATTGTTATTGATTTACCCCTAGAATACGAAGCTAACTTTGTCATAGCTGGAACTTATTACCAAATATCCCAGGAATACAGAGGACTTATTCAACCTCCCAGTGTAGAAAGCGGTAGTCGCAAGACAGCTTTTACATTTCGGGTAGATAGCGACGAAGCCTTACTAGCCACAGCTTTTATGGCAATTCTTCCCTTTAAAGATGCCAACACCACCCAAAAAATTATTTACAATATAGTAGACATGATTCGTCAAGAAGCGATAAATACCAAAAATGCCAAATTATCATCTTTGGCAAAAAGGTTAATGTCTCTATTAGATGAAGCGATCAATAAATTAAAAATTATCAAACAGACGAAGAAAAATTTAGAAGTAGCAGCTAAGTTAGACTTTGCCAAAGCACCTACCCAAATAATACTTACCAACTCTAGCGCTCAGTCCTTAACTGTTTACGATAATCCCAACTTTGGTAAACGATTGGTCAATCGTACCACAACAGATTCAGATCAAGATCCGGCTAATGACACAGAATACAATATACCTTCCATCAACATGATTTTGGAATTTATTGAGAACTTTTACGTTATTAACCCCTAG